The Desulfonatronum thiosulfatophilum DNA segment ATGGTGGAGGCCGGGGCGACCTTTGTTCCGGAATCCCTGATTGCCAAAGCTCTGGAATGGGGCCAGCAGCAGATCATTCCACTGCTGGATCTCCAGGATCAGCTGCGGGAGAGCGTCGGCAAGCCCAAGCTTGTTCCCAAACAGAACGTCATTGATCCGGAATTGTCTTCGCTGGTTCGCGGTCTGGCTTTGGATAAACTGGAAGCTGCCCTGCGGATTCCGGAGAAGGCCGCGCGCAAAGAAGCCCAAAAGGGCGTTCACCAGGAAGTTCTGCAAGGTCTGGTGGAGCGGTGCGTGGACATCCAGCTGATGGGCTCCCAGATCAACGAGATCCTGGAGGCCCTCGAAAAAGAGGTGATGCGGGCACGCATTCATCGCGAAAACGTTCGCCTGGACGGCCGGAACCTGACCACGGTGCGGCCCATTGACATTCAGGTCGGCCTGCTGCCCCGAACTCATGGCTCGGCCCTGTTCACACGCGGAGAAACAAAGGCCTTGGCCGTGGCCACCATGGGCAGCATTCGCGACGAGCAGCGGTTGGATACTTTGGGCGGTGAAAGCACCAAGCGCTTTATGCTGCATTACAACTTTCCCCCCTACTGCGTGGGCGAAGCCCGGATGCTGCGCGGGCCGAGTCGCCGGGAAATCGGCCACGGTCAATTGGCGGAACGTGCATTGACGCCAGTCCTGCCCCAGCCCGAGGACTATCCCTTCACTCTGCGCATTGTTTCCGAGGTCATGGAAAGCAACGGCTCTTCTTCCATGGCCACGGTCTGCGGCGCCTCCCTTGCCCTGATGGATGCCGGCGTGCCCATCACGGAAGCCGTGGCCGGCATTGCCATGGGGTTGATCAAGGAAGGCGACGATTATCTTGTCCTGACGGACATTCTCGGGGCCGAAGACCATCTGGGCGACATGGATTTCAAGGTCGCCGGTACCGTTGCAGGCATAACCGCCATCCAGATGGACATCAAAATCGGCGGCATTCCCACGAATGTGCTCAGCAGGGCCCTGGATCAGGCCAGGGACGCTCGGCTGCATATTCTGGAGCAAATGAACGCCGTCATGGACAAGCCGCGTGAAGAGCTGTCCCCGTATGCGCCGCAGCTCAGCGTCGTGCATATCAATCCGGAAAAAATCCGTGAAGTGATCGGGCCCGGCGGCAAGACCGTGAAAGCTATTACCGCGGCCACAGGCGCTTCCGTGGACATCGACGATTCCGGCAAGATCTCCATCTTTGCTCCCACCAAGGAAGCATTGAACATGGCCGTGGATATGGTCACCTTTTACAATCAGGTCCCGGAAATCGGCAAAGATTATACCGGTCGGGTCAAGAAGATCATCGAATTCGGCGCTGTGGTGGAAATACTGCCCGGCGTGGAAGGACTGGTGCATGTCTCGCAGTTGGACACCGCCCGGGTGGAGCAGGTCGCCGACGTGGTCCAGCTCGGCCAGGAACTGAAGGTCAAGGTGATCGAGGTCGAACCCTCGGGCCGGGTGCGTTTGTCACGCAAGGCCGTGATCATGGAAGAGCGTGGCGAGGAATTTGATATGGCGTCCGCGGTCAGACCTTCTGGTCCTCGCAGGGATAGCGGCAGGGACCGCGATCGCGGTCGCAATGACCGACAACGGCGATAAGAGTTTGCAATCCGTGATTTCTGCCCATCCTGAAACAGGCATGGAAACGATACACAACAATACAGGCGCTTCGGCGCCTTTTTTTTTTCCGGACAACTGTTCAGAAAATTCTGATCGAAAGACAGGTACTGAGCCGGTTTGCCTTGATTTTTAATTGCCCGGAGGCAGCAACGCCATTACGGATATTCTATGAGTCTTTCTCCCAAAATAGCCATCGGTCGTCAACTCAGGCATTGTCCGTCCGTCCATTGCCTGAGAACACACGGCAATCTCTCCGACTATACGGAACAAGAATTAGAACTGATCCGGCAGGCGCCAAAGATTTATTTCCCGACCATTTTGATGGCAGAAGCCTTGAGCGCCATTGGCAAGCCCATTTTTCCCAGCATTCAGACAATCCGCTATGCCGGAGACAAGATCCGACAGACCCAGCTTTTCCAACTGCTCGGCCTGCCTATGCCGCGGACACGCATCTATTACGGCCCGCGACAAAAAAATAGCATTTTGGATGATTTTTCCTTCCCCTTGGTGGCCAAGGTGCCGCGCAACTCATCCAAGGGCCGGGGGGTCAGCCTGATCCGAAATCAGGACGAGCTTGACCGGTATACGTGCTTGCCCCATCCCGCCTACATCCAGGAATATCTGCCCATCCGGCGGGACATCCGCATTGTTATACTCGGCGGCAAGCCCGTGCATGCCTATTGGCGAGAGTCGTGCGAAGGAGAGTTCCGGACCAATATTTCTCAGGGTGGCAAGGTTGTTCTGGAGCCCGTGCCGGATAAGGCGCTGGAGCTGGCCGTTCAAACTGCCGTGAAATGCCGATTCGACCTGGTGGCGCTCGATATCTGTGTATATTCCGATCAAGTTTATCTGCTGGAGGCGAACATGACTTTTGGCATGGACGGCTTCAAGGCGGCGGGGTTGGATTTTCGCGCGATGCTTCGGGATATGGTGGAAAACGGCGATCTTTGATCAATACGCGGAAAGGATGCTTGGTAAGAATTCATTACAGAATCTACCAGAATGAGAAGAACCGGCCGAAGGCTGATGCAACGTGATACTTGAGGATGCGGCATGCGGATTTGCATGATCAACTGCGCTCTCCAGGACGAATTTTCGCGTCTTGGGCATGAAATTCTGGCCCTGCATCCTGAGCCGGGTTTATACGATTTTCCGTCCTTGCTGGAAAAACACGCCTTTGAGCCGGATGTCGTAGTTCAGCAGGAGACGCTGGGGCCGCGCGTTCTTCTGCAAGGCTTGGGAAAGCTCTCGTGCCTGAAGATCTACTGGTCCATTGACACGCACTTGAATTCCTTTTGGCAGGAAGAATACTCCCGGCTGTTTGACCTCACCTGTTCCACACAGAAACAATGGGCCAGGTATTTACAGGATCAGGGAGCTTGCCGCACGGCATGGCTGCCCTGGTTTGGTCGGCGTCTGCCTTGGTACCCCTGGAGCAGCAGGAAGCATAATGTCGGTTTCGTGGGTCGGGTCACCAGGCATCGGCCCTCCCGGGAGCGTTTCGTTGCTTTTCTCGGGCAGTGTTACAATTTGCGCTTGACGCAAGATGTCTCCTTTCAGCAGATGCTGGAAATCTATCAGGAGACAAGACTGGCGCCCAACGAGTCCATTTTCGGGGAAATCAATTTTCGGCTTTTCGAGGCGGCGTCCTGTGGCTGTCTGGTGTTGAATCCAGCACCCATTCCCGGCTTGGAGGAACTTTTCACTCCGGAACGTGAAATCGGCGTCTTCAGGCATGCCCTGGAACTCGGGAGCATGATCAGTAGTTCTCTAAACAACTTGCCTGCGGCCGAAAAAATGGCCAAGGCGGCCTGGGTCAGGGTGCAGGAGGAGCATCTTCCGGCGCACCGCGCGAAATCCCTACTGGCCTTGATTGAGGAGAACCTTTCGCAGTTTTCGAAAAAAAGCTGCGATTCAAGTGATCTGGACTGGGCGATGACCCTGTATCGGCTCTGGCAGGCACGTCGAGCTCCGGTTTCCGGCCAGACGCTGCTGCATCTGCTTCTGGCCCTGCCCGAATCGCCTCGCAAGCGCTGCGCCCTCCTGGGGTTCTGGATGGGAATGGACAGGCGGGACATGGTGGCCCATGACTTGGCGGCGATTTTCCAGGCCAATCTGCATGCCGAAGATCATAATGTAAATCGCACCGCCTCACTGGCCGCGCTGCATCTGGAGGATCTGCCCATGGCAAAGGCGTTCTGGTTGCGGCTCCGGGCTCGGTCCCCGCGCTTGCCCAGGCCGCCAGGCACGCAGCGTGAACTGTATCTGGCATGGGCCAGAGATCTGCAACGCCAGGGACGCCTGGCCCGTCCGGGCCTGTCCTACGATCACCAGCGGCACGTGCCGGAGTCAGCACTGGAGTGTTTGATTCTCGCCCATCTTTTAGATTCCCGAGACATGGACATTTGTCGTGCCATGGATGCATTGCTGGACAAACAGCCCGGTTTCGAGCCGCTTCGCCTTTCACTACTTTCCCACATTACGCTCCATCGACCTCAGGACTGGCTTGCCGGATTGAAACTGGGACTGGTCAACCTCCAGGGGTTCAGGCTAGAGGAAGGGTTAGAGGAGTTGTTTCTGGCAGGATCACGGGCGGCGCAGCAGAACCAGGATCGTAAATTTTTCAATGCGCTCTCCGCGGCTGATCCGGACCGGTCCATCAGGACCACCTTGCATCCGCGTCCCGATTTTTGACGCGTGAAGTTTCAACCCCAGACATAACCATGCTTGAACTTCTACGAATCCGTAAACTTGCCCTAATTGACGACCTGGAACTGGAATTTGGATCCGGTCTGAATGTGATCACCGGTGAAACCGGGGCCGGAAAATCATTCATTCTCCGGGCTCTGGACTTTCTTCTGGGTGAGAAACTGGCCGTGAACCTGGTGCGCCCCGGCCACGACAAGGCCCAGGTAGAGGCCATCTTTGTCCTCAACGAGAACGGGTCCCCGGCAGAGACGCTCATCCGGCGCGAACTTTCCGCGGATACCGGTCGTTCCCGAGTCTGGGTCAACGACGACCTGGCATCCCAGGAAAGCCTGAAGCGCCTGCGCGCCAAGCTGGTTCTGCATGCCAGCCAGCATTCCCAGCAGCAGTTGCGATTGCCCTCATTTCATGCCCGACTGTTGGACCGGTTTCTCAGCCAACCGGATCTGGTGCGTGAAAAAGAGCGCCGACTTGCGGCCCTCAACGCCTTGGTTGAGCAAAAAAAACAGCTGGAAGACCGGCTGCGGGGACTGCGGGAACGGCGGGACCTGCTGGAGTTTCAACGCGCGGAAATAGCCAAGGTCCAACCGGTCCAAGGCGAAGAAGAGGAGCTGGAAAACCGCAAGCAGACACTGCGCGACCAGGCGCTCGCCCAAAAAGACGCGGCTTTGGCTATTGAACTGCTTTGCGCCTCGGATGTCGGCCTTCATGAAACGTTGGGCAAATTGCACAAGGCGGTTCTTTCACTGACCGGACCGCATCCGGAGTTGGCGGGAGATACCGCTGTGCTGTTAAATTTTTCAGAGCAGGCTCATGATCTCGAAAGAAGGCTGCGTGGCCTGTCCCGAATCCAGAGCGCACAGGGTGAATTGGAATCCATCGAGGCCAGGCTTTGGGAACTTTCTCAGCTCAAACGCAAGCTTAAAAGGCCTTTGGTTGAAATTATCCAGCTCAAGGATGAAGTCGAGGCCAACCTTTCATTTCTGGATTCCTCCGGCCTGGATCTGAAGCAGTTGGAGCGCCGGTACGAGGCAGCCAAGTCCGAATTGACGGAAACCCTGAATGCGCTGGACACGGATCGCCGGCAGGCCGCACTGGAACTGGGCGCCAAATTGTCCCGGGAACTGCGTGAACTGGGCTTTTCGGAGCACTTGAAAATCGAATTCACATTCCATCCCCAGGATATCGCCCACGGGTTGACTGAAAACCGGCCGCGTCTGCTCTGGGCCCCGAATCCGGGCCAGCCCTTTCAGCCTCTGGAAGACATTGCCTCCGGCGGCGAGTTGTCCCGAGTGCTCCTGGCCATTACGGGATTGATCGCCGATGCGGCCAATCCCACGTTGATATTCGACGAAGTGGATGCCGGGATAGGGGGCATGACCCTGAACAAAGTCGGAGAACGCCTGCGGAACCTGTCCGTCCTGCAACAGGTTGTGGTGATTACCCATTGGCCTCAACTCGCAGCCCAGGCCGACAGACATTTTCAGGTCCACAAGGAGGTTGTTGACGGCGAAACGTATACCCGGTGCACCCCTTTGGACGGCGCGGCGCGGGATGACGAGCTGAAGCGGATGACTGGCGGCGGGTGGAGTGTTGAGGAAGACATTGGCAAATGACGTCATGTTCTTATCTTATTCGTAAATATTCGACGGAGGACCGGCGTGCCTTGATTTACGCACTCACGATTTTTTGCAGCCCTTGTACCAGCGAAACAGCCAAGAAATAACCCTTGAACGAAAGGAGTCCCTATGCCCAACCTTCTGGATCAGCTCAAGGAATATTCCACGGTCGTCGCGGATACCGGCGATTTTTCGAGTATCAAGGAATATCACCCCCAGGATGCCACCACCAACCCCAGTTTGATCGTCAAGGCCGTGGCCATGGACGAGTACCGGGATCTCGTGGACAAGGCCATTGATGATGCCCAGGCCGGTGCTCCCTCCACCGAGGCGTTTCTGGAACTGGCCATGGACAAGCTGTTCGTCGCGTTCGGGACGGAGATCCTGAAGATCGTTCCGGGGCGTGTTTCCACTGAAGTGGACGCCCGCCTCAGCTTCAACGTCCAGGGTTCGGTGGACAAGGCCAGGACGCTCATCTCGCTGTACGAGCACGCGGGCGTGGACCGGGAGCGGGTGTTGATCAAGCTGTCCAGCACATGGGAAGGAGTTGCCGCGGCCAGAATACTGGCCAAGGAAGGCATCCGCTGCAACATGACCCTGCTGTTCTCCTTTGCCCAGGCCGTGGCCTGCGCCGAGGCCGGAGTGCAGCTCATCTCACCCTTTGTCGGACGGATCATGGACTGGTACAAGGCTCATGAAGGCCGGGCCGGATATCCTCCCCATGAAGACCCGGGCGTGCATTCCGTGACCCGGATCTACAATTACTACAAGAATCACGGCTATCCCACCGAGGTCATGGGCGCGAGCTTCCGTAATGCCGGAGAAATTATCGAGCTGGCCGGCTGCGATCTGCTGACCATCAGCCCGAATCTGCTCCAGGAGCTTCGGGAAGGCGAGGGGACGGTGGAGCGCAAGCTCAGCCCGGAATCGGCCCGGGAGCACGGGGAGGACAAGATCTCCCTGGATGAAAAGACCTTTCGCTGGATGCTCAATGAAGACCAGATGGCCACGGAAAAGCTGGCCGACGGCATCCGCCTCTTTGCCGCGGATGCGGTCAAGTTGGAAAAGTTGATTCTGAAGAAGAGAAAATAGACGAAACGTTCAAAGGCATCCCGAAGGCGGTACTGTCGCGACAGTGCCGCCTTCTTGTTTTTTGGGCCGGGTGTCGTATGTTTTATGGAGGTCCGGCAACGGGGCGGGATCTGGTCAGATGCATTGCCGCAATAACGTTTTGCAGCCTGACCAATTCAAGAAGGAGCATGTATGAGGTATCTGAATGTTGTTGTGATTGTCCTCGCAAGCCTTGTCTGGCTGAGCCCGTCCATGGCCGCGGAAGCGCTTGATCCGGAGAAGATCCTGGAGCATATCAATGAACATCGCTCATCCCTGGACCTGGAACCATTGAACGCACACCAGGGCCTGAACGCAGCCGCGAAACTGCGTGTGGAGGATATGCTGGAAAACGATTATTTTGCCCATATCAATCCCGAGACCGGAGAAGGACCGATGGAAGCGATCATGCAGGTTGACTATGACCCTCAAGCCTTTGCCGAAAATATCGCCATGGGGACTTTTCAAAATGAAAAGGAACT contains these protein-coding regions:
- the pnp gene encoding polyribonucleotide nucleotidyltransferase, which translates into the protein MNDFKNCTRLTTNLDGKEFILETGRMANQADGAVWVQCGDTVVLVTAVAQALDREVSFLPLTVNYQEMSYAAGQIPGNYFRREIGRPSDRETLVSRVIDRPIRPMFPKKFPMEIQVIATVLSSDPDNDPDVLALTGASAALHVSRIPFAGPIAGIRVGCINGEFVLNPSYKDLAESTLNLVMAASRDAVVMVEAGATFVPESLIAKALEWGQQQIIPLLDLQDQLRESVGKPKLVPKQNVIDPELSSLVRGLALDKLEAALRIPEKAARKEAQKGVHQEVLQGLVERCVDIQLMGSQINEILEALEKEVMRARIHRENVRLDGRNLTTVRPIDIQVGLLPRTHGSALFTRGETKALAVATMGSIRDEQRLDTLGGESTKRFMLHYNFPPYCVGEARMLRGPSRREIGHGQLAERALTPVLPQPEDYPFTLRIVSEVMESNGSSSMATVCGASLALMDAGVPITEAVAGIAMGLIKEGDDYLVLTDILGAEDHLGDMDFKVAGTVAGITAIQMDIKIGGIPTNVLSRALDQARDARLHILEQMNAVMDKPREELSPYAPQLSVVHINPEKIREVIGPGGKTVKAITAATGASVDIDDSGKISIFAPTKEALNMAVDMVTFYNQVPEIGKDYTGRVKKIIEFGAVVEILPGVEGLVHVSQLDTARVEQVADVVQLGQELKVKVIEVEPSGRVRLSRKAVIMEERGEEFDMASAVRPSGPRRDSGRDRDRGRNDRQRR
- a CDS encoding ATP-grasp domain-containing protein, whose translation is MSLSPKIAIGRQLRHCPSVHCLRTHGNLSDYTEQELELIRQAPKIYFPTILMAEALSAIGKPIFPSIQTIRYAGDKIRQTQLFQLLGLPMPRTRIYYGPRQKNSILDDFSFPLVAKVPRNSSKGRGVSLIRNQDELDRYTCLPHPAYIQEYLPIRRDIRIVILGGKPVHAYWRESCEGEFRTNISQGGKVVLEPVPDKALELAVQTAVKCRFDLVALDICVYSDQVYLLEANMTFGMDGFKAAGLDFRAMLRDMVENGDL
- a CDS encoding glycosyltransferase → MRICMINCALQDEFSRLGHEILALHPEPGLYDFPSLLEKHAFEPDVVVQQETLGPRVLLQGLGKLSCLKIYWSIDTHLNSFWQEEYSRLFDLTCSTQKQWARYLQDQGACRTAWLPWFGRRLPWYPWSSRKHNVGFVGRVTRHRPSRERFVAFLGQCYNLRLTQDVSFQQMLEIYQETRLAPNESIFGEINFRLFEAASCGCLVLNPAPIPGLEELFTPEREIGVFRHALELGSMISSSLNNLPAAEKMAKAAWVRVQEEHLPAHRAKSLLALIEENLSQFSKKSCDSSDLDWAMTLYRLWQARRAPVSGQTLLHLLLALPESPRKRCALLGFWMGMDRRDMVAHDLAAIFQANLHAEDHNVNRTASLAALHLEDLPMAKAFWLRLRARSPRLPRPPGTQRELYLAWARDLQRQGRLARPGLSYDHQRHVPESALECLILAHLLDSRDMDICRAMDALLDKQPGFEPLRLSLLSHITLHRPQDWLAGLKLGLVNLQGFRLEEGLEELFLAGSRAAQQNQDRKFFNALSAADPDRSIRTTLHPRPDF
- a CDS encoding DNA repair protein RecN — encoded protein: MLELLRIRKLALIDDLELEFGSGLNVITGETGAGKSFILRALDFLLGEKLAVNLVRPGHDKAQVEAIFVLNENGSPAETLIRRELSADTGRSRVWVNDDLASQESLKRLRAKLVLHASQHSQQQLRLPSFHARLLDRFLSQPDLVREKERRLAALNALVEQKKQLEDRLRGLRERRDLLEFQRAEIAKVQPVQGEEEELENRKQTLRDQALAQKDAALAIELLCASDVGLHETLGKLHKAVLSLTGPHPELAGDTAVLLNFSEQAHDLERRLRGLSRIQSAQGELESIEARLWELSQLKRKLKRPLVEIIQLKDEVEANLSFLDSSGLDLKQLERRYEAAKSELTETLNALDTDRRQAALELGAKLSRELRELGFSEHLKIEFTFHPQDIAHGLTENRPRLLWAPNPGQPFQPLEDIASGGELSRVLLAITGLIADAANPTLIFDEVDAGIGGMTLNKVGERLRNLSVLQQVVVITHWPQLAAQADRHFQVHKEVVDGETYTRCTPLDGAARDDELKRMTGGGWSVEEDIGK
- the tal gene encoding transaldolase; the protein is MPNLLDQLKEYSTVVADTGDFSSIKEYHPQDATTNPSLIVKAVAMDEYRDLVDKAIDDAQAGAPSTEAFLELAMDKLFVAFGTEILKIVPGRVSTEVDARLSFNVQGSVDKARTLISLYEHAGVDRERVLIKLSSTWEGVAAARILAKEGIRCNMTLLFSFAQAVACAEAGVQLISPFVGRIMDWYKAHEGRAGYPPHEDPGVHSVTRIYNYYKNHGYPTEVMGASFRNAGEIIELAGCDLLTISPNLLQELREGEGTVERKLSPESAREHGEDKISLDEKTFRWMLNEDQMATEKLADGIRLFAADAVKLEKLILKKRK
- a CDS encoding CAP domain-containing protein, which encodes MRYLNVVVIVLASLVWLSPSMAAEALDPEKILEHINEHRSSLDLEPLNAHQGLNAAAKLRVEDMLENDYFAHINPETGEGPMEAIMQVDYDPQAFAENIAMGTFQNEKELVQGWLDSPEHRENIERSDMVDSGLAIARDDNTDLGMDVYIVVQLFGSPMN